GGACCTCGCATGGTACCGAGGACGCCCATGGCAAGGGCGGTTTCCCGCCGTTCCAGTCCGAGACCTTCGCATCGCAGCTCGTCTCGTTCGCGATCGCGTTCATCCTGCTCTATGTGATCGTGTCGAAGTTCGCGCTGCCGCGCGTCGGCGGCATCATCGCCAACCGGCAGGGCACGATCGATGGCGACCTGGCGGAAGCGCAGCGGCTGAAGAGCGAATCCGATGCTGCGCTCAAGGCTTATGAGACCGAGCTGGCGACGGCCCGCGCCAACGCGCAGGCGATCGGCAGCGATATCCGGGACAAGCTGAGCAAGCAGGCCGACGAGGAGCGCAAGCAACTCGAAGACCGTCTTGCCGGAAAGCTCGCCGATGCGGAGAAGGCCATTGCCGCCACCCGCGCCACCGCGATGGGCAACGTCCGCTCGATCGCCTCGGATGCCGCCGCCGCGATCGTGCAGCGGCTCGCCGGCACCGCGCCGGACCCGAAGGCGGTGGACGCCGCCGTCGACGCGTCGCTGAAGGGATAGACCGATGTTCGAAGCTGAATTCTGGGTCGCCGCCGCATTCGTGCTGCTGCTCGCCGGTTTCGCCTATCTCGGCGTGCACAAGAAGCTCGCCGAGGCGCTCGACCATCGGGCCAGCCGCATCAAGAACGAACTCGACGATGCCCGCCGCTTGAAGGAAGAGGCGCAGGCGCTCGTCGCCGAGTATCGCGCCAAGCGCGAGAGCGCGGTGAAGGAAGCCGAGGAAATCGTCGCCAACGCCAAGGCGGAAGCCGAGCGCGTCGCCGCCGATGCCAAGACGCGGATGGAGGAGTTCGTCGCACGTCGCACGCAAATGGCGGAGACCAAGATCGCCCAGGCCGAAGCCCAGGCGCTCGCCGACGTTCGCGCCGCAGCCGCCGATGCCGCCGTTGCCGCCGCGTCCCGCATTCTGTCGGATACGGTCAAGGGCCAGACCGCCGATGCGCTGCTGGCGCAGGGGATCACCGAGGTCCGCCAGAAGCTCAACTGAGCCTGCAGGCGCTCACGCGTCGCGCGACGGATAACGAAACAAAAGGCCGGCCTTCGGGCCGGCTTTTTCTTTGCCTGGGAATGCGCGGCCCGACGGCGTGTGGATCAAGCGCGCCTGATCGATGCATGCCGCTCGCTTGCGGCGGCTTCGTTATGGCGCCGTGATCCAACGACATCTCAAGCGCGATGAGATTTGGATGAATCGTTCTCGCGCCTTAGCTCATTGTTCAAGCATGCTCTTTTCGGAAAACCGCTTCACACGTTTCCGGATCATGCTTTAGCGACGTGGTGACCGCGGCGCAGCCGGGACGCTGCCGTGCGCCAACCCATGCCCCGGCCGGTGTGGCGACAGACGCCGTTGGTCATCCCTGAGCCCATCAACGAGGGCAATGAGTTCCGGCTCGTTCGCCGGCACCGGACGTGGCGCCAGGGTCGCCGCCCGCAACAGGGCCTCCAGCTTCAGCACAAACATTTCCGCCAACATGACCGGAGCCCTCCTGATCACTTCTGGCCTATGCGAGCGGCTTCAAGGTTCATCTCGCACGGATGCTCCTCAGCCTCGCATACGCACTGAGATGGGCGGGCCGCGGTCGTCCTGCAATCCGGGTAAAGCCGTACGACGCGGCGGCGCCGCTCACCGCGCTTTAGATCGTGATTGTTTCAGACTGAAGTGGATCGCGTGCGCCCTCTTCCCAGCGGGAGAGGGTTGGGGTGAGGGGGATCGAGCCTCTCGGTCGTCTGTAACACCCTCACCCGGCGTTCCGCGCCGACCTCTCCCTTGAAGGAGAGGTGAAAACCGCGTCACCACATCGCTTCGATTTCAAACGATCCACGCGTTAGCGCGCGGCGCGGCCCTTCTTGCGCGGTTGCGCAGGCCGGGCCCCATCGGGATCAAAGCCGATATAAATGACGTAGGCGCCGAGCGCCTCGCTGGGCGGCGTCGGGAACGTCACGTCCTCGGCGACAAAGGAGAACGGCACGTTCTCCTGACCGCCGAGATCGACCGTGGTGTGATAGAGCTTGGTCGCGATGGTCTTCGGCTGTACGCCTTCCTGCACCACCGCCACGCGCAGCGGCACGTCCACCGATGCCGGCGCGCCGGCCGGGCCGACGATGATGCGGCCCTGGATGCCGACACGGGCGTTCACCTGGCCGTTGCCGACCACGGTGCAATCGCGCGCGTTGCGGCTGATGGTGCCCTGATAGCGCAGCTCGCTGTTGTCGGTGATCGTGTTGCCATGCAGGCCGATCTGTAGCGTCGAGGCGCCCTCACGGATGGCGACCGGCGGGCAATCCTGGAACGCTGCCCCCTGCACGCCACCGTCGCTGCCGCCGGCATTGCCGCCCCGGAACGGAGCCGGCGGTGTGCCGACAAGCTGGGCGTTGGAGCTCGCCGCCGGCGAGCCAGAGCCGAACAACTGGCTGAAACGATCGCCGACCGACGGTCCGCCACCGCCGCCGAAGCCGCCGCAATTGGCAAGCAGCAGCCCGGCCATCACCACGCAGAGCCCACCGCGCAGACGAGATACGCCTGCGCCGAACCGGCTCGAACACTCTTCGCGCTGCATGAAATAACCCCGGTTACCCACCGCCCGCCTTATAGCAAAGCAATAACGGCGAGCCAAAGGCAGGCGTTGTCCCGATCCGTACCATTCGGGTGCTCTTTGCGCATCGACCTGTCCGGACAGGCGCAAACGGCTCGGGCCGATGCGCTAAAGCATGATCCGGAAAAGTGTGAAGCGGTTTTCCGAAAAGATCATGCTTAAACAATGAGCTAAAGCGCGAGGATGATTCGTCCAAATCTCATCCCGCTAATGCCGCAGATCCTCGTTCAAGAGCCCGAACAGGCAATGGTCCTGCCAGACGCCATTGATGCAGAGATAGCGACGCGCCAGCCCTTCGCGCACGAAGCCGCACTTCTCCAGCACGCGCACGGAGGCGGCGTTGGTCGGGATGCAGGCGGCCTCGATGCGGTGCAGGTTCAGCTCGCTGAAGATGAAAGGCAGCAGCACCCGCAGCGCCAGCGTCATGTAGCCTTGCCCGGCAAACGGCTCGCCGACCCAGTAGCCGATGGTGCCGGCCTGGACGATGCCGCGGCGGACATTCGCCAGCGTCACGCCGCCGAGCAGCATGTCGTCGGCCATGCGGAAGATCAGAAAGGGATAGGCGCGGTCGGCGGCGATGTCTTCGGCATAGCGCCGCAGCCGGCGGCGGAAGCCGGAGCGGGTCAGGTCGTCGGATGGCCAGATCGGCTCCCACGGGGTGAGGAAGGCGCGGCTATCCTCGCGCAGCTTCGACCATTGCGGAAAATCGCTCATCTGCGGCGGGCGCAGCAACAGCCCGTATCCGCGCGGCGCGAGATCCGGCGGCACCGACGATGTCAATCCAAACAGGGCCACCTGCAAAACCCTTGTTCAAACCGCCTGTTTCAAACCGCAACGGACGGCCTGCGGTCAAACAGGCCGGAGACCCGCCCGCTGGCCATCGGCTGCGCGAAACCGTGCGAACGGCCAGTGTCGTGGATCAGACACTCGCAGCATCGTTTCTGCAAGTCCATCGTGCGAATGTCTGATCCAGAAACGACACTGGAATCACTGACTTGGTAGTGTCCTTATCGAGTCCGAAGTTCGCTCTGAGCGTCCTGCAAAGGACAGCGAACTTCGGATTGGGGACACTAGTGATAACGTGCCCGAACCGGCGCGTCCGTCAACCCCTCGGCCAGTTGGACGGCCTTTTCCAGGCCGCGGCCCGACCCAAGCGCGACCACCGCCGGACGGCTGCGCGCCAGCAGCGCCTGGGCAGCCAGGCGGGTGGAGGCGAGGCTGACATTGTCGATCCGGGCGATCATCTCCTCGTTGGTGAGCGGGCGGCCGAACATCAGCACCTGCCGCGCGAGCTGCTCGGCGCGGGAGCCGCAGCTTTCCAGCGCCATCAGCAGGCCGGCCTTCATCTGCGCCTTGGCGCGGTTGACCTCGACCTCGGTCAGGCTGTCGGCAGCCGCCTTCATCTGCTCGACCACCACGTCCATCATCTCCGGCGCATCGTCCGGATCAGTCCCGGTATAGAGGCCGAAGAAGCCGGTGTCCGAATAGGGCATGTGGAAGGTGTAGATCGAGTAGCAGAGCCCGCGCTTCTCGCGCACCTCCTGGAACAGCCGCGATGACATTCC
The sequence above is drawn from the Afipia sp. P52-10 genome and encodes:
- a CDS encoding ATP synthase subunit B, with protein sequence MALISPANAATTPSSGTSHGTEDAHGKGGFPPFQSETFASQLVSFAIAFILLYVIVSKFALPRVGGIIANRQGTIDGDLAEAQRLKSESDAALKAYETELATARANAQAIGSDIRDKLSKQADEERKQLEDRLAGKLADAEKAIAATRATAMGNVRSIASDAAAAIVQRLAGTAPDPKAVDAAVDASLKG
- a CDS encoding ATP F0F1 synthase subunit B (Produces ATP from ADP in the presence of a proton gradient across the membrane. Subunit B is part of the membrane proton channel.); the encoded protein is MFEAEFWVAAAFVLLLAGFAYLGVHKKLAEALDHRASRIKNELDDARRLKEEAQALVAEYRAKRESAVKEAEEIVANAKAEAERVAADAKTRMEEFVARRTQMAETKIAQAEAQALADVRAAAADAAVAAASRILSDTVKGQTADALLAQGITEVRQKLN
- a CDS encoding GNAT family N-acetyltransferase; amino-acid sequence: MALFGLTSSVPPDLAPRGYGLLLRPPQMSDFPQWSKLREDSRAFLTPWEPIWPSDDLTRSGFRRRLRRYAEDIAADRAYPFLIFRMADDMLLGGVTLANVRRGIVQAGTIGYWVGEPFAGQGYMTLALRVLLPFIFSELNLHRIEAACIPTNAASVRVLEKCGFVREGLARRYLCINGVWQDHCLFGLLNEDLRH